One genomic window of Geodermatophilus sp. DSM 44513 includes the following:
- a CDS encoding SGNH/GDSL hydrolase family protein: protein MRAARQRVRSRRRRLGALTAVLTAGLGVGALLPATAQSGPVAGAGNHFLLSGAGDTSGVAAERFWFGRADDEVYLGDVIDRSGALVGDGRDDVLVRRGNTFTVRGAGGRTFAYGDPGDTVLVGDWDGDGTDTLAVRRGNSYFLSNSLTSGVADAVVVYGDPGDVVLVGNWDGDTSAADAPRPVTTDTLMVRRGHHYFVKNSLATGVADADFFFGEPGDTVLVGDWATAPGPGTPGRSGDSADQLAVRRGNVNHLSAEVWTARRGSALPTRSSVAYGEPGDTAFAAQLPRTYPTPGGPQTVYGDGFGVRRAGVPAGTDTPPAPAAPSAADGGVRTYAAVGDSITAGFRHYDHLGAPGPSSWLQGETAGRLQLAGGWAVPGTTTAQMLAHVAPADADVLVLLGGTNDVIRGVPWEVTAGNLQAIAAKVGARNTLAVGIVPIGWLPGAREQFNARLAALASEQGWRYVDPWLPLTAGDRWAPGASPDDLHPTPQAAFAAGRTIADAAWQAAARRGPR from the coding sequence ATGCGCGCAGCACGGCAACGGGTGCGGAGCCGGCGACGCCGGCTGGGCGCGCTGACCGCCGTCCTCACCGCCGGCCTCGGCGTGGGCGCCCTGCTCCCCGCCACGGCGCAGAGCGGCCCGGTCGCCGGCGCGGGCAACCACTTCCTGCTCTCCGGCGCGGGCGACACCTCCGGGGTGGCCGCGGAGCGCTTCTGGTTCGGCCGGGCCGACGACGAGGTCTACCTCGGCGACGTGATCGACCGCTCCGGCGCCCTGGTCGGTGACGGCCGCGACGACGTGCTGGTGCGCCGGGGCAACACCTTCACCGTCCGTGGCGCGGGCGGGCGCACCTTCGCCTACGGCGACCCCGGCGACACCGTCCTCGTCGGCGACTGGGACGGCGACGGCACCGACACCCTCGCCGTCCGCCGCGGCAACTCCTACTTCCTGAGCAACAGCCTCACCAGCGGCGTCGCCGACGCGGTCGTCGTCTACGGCGACCCGGGCGACGTCGTCCTGGTGGGCAACTGGGACGGCGACACCAGCGCCGCCGACGCGCCGCGCCCGGTCACCACCGACACCCTGATGGTCCGGCGCGGCCACCACTACTTCGTCAAGAACTCCCTGGCCACCGGTGTCGCGGACGCGGACTTCTTCTTCGGCGAGCCGGGCGACACCGTCCTGGTCGGTGACTGGGCGACCGCGCCGGGCCCCGGCACCCCCGGTCGCTCCGGGGACTCCGCCGACCAGCTGGCCGTGCGCCGCGGGAACGTCAACCACCTGTCCGCGGAGGTGTGGACGGCGCGGCGCGGTTCCGCCCTGCCCACCCGGTCCTCGGTCGCCTACGGCGAGCCCGGTGACACCGCCTTCGCCGCACAGCTGCCGCGGACGTACCCCACGCCGGGCGGTCCGCAGACGGTGTACGGGGACGGCTTCGGCGTCCGGCGGGCCGGTGTCCCGGCCGGCACGGACACCCCGCCGGCGCCGGCCGCCCCGTCGGCCGCGGACGGCGGGGTGCGCACCTACGCCGCCGTCGGCGACTCGATCACCGCGGGTTTCCGGCACTACGACCACCTCGGCGCCCCCGGCCCCTCGTCCTGGCTGCAGGGGGAGACCGCAGGCCGGCTGCAGCTCGCCGGCGGCTGGGCGGTGCCGGGCACCACGACCGCGCAGATGCTGGCGCACGTCGCGCCCGCGGACGCCGACGTCCTGGTGCTGCTGGGCGGCACCAACGACGTGATCCGCGGCGTGCCGTGGGAGGTGACGGCCGGGAACCTGCAGGCCATCGCCGCGAAGGTGGGGGCGCGGAACACGCTGGCGGTGGGCATCGTGCCGATCGGCTGGCTGCCCGGCGCGCGCGAGCAGTTCAACGCCCGGCTGGCCGCCCTGGCCAGTGAGCAGGGCTGGCGCTACGTCGACCCCTGGCTGCCGCTGACCGCCGGCGACCGGTGGGCCCCGGGCGCCAGCCCGGACGACCTGCACCCGACCCCGCAGGCCGCCTTCGCCGCCGGCCGGACGATCGCCGACGCCGCCTGGCAGGCCGCCGCCCGCCGCGGCCCCCGCTGA
- a CDS encoding lipopolysaccharide biosynthesis protein, whose protein sequence is MAVGLGVLGLASFAFLSVSGRALGPAELAPLATLWVLVNALGPALFQPLEQEVGRAVAHRATRGEGARPVFLRACAVAAGVVVLVAAVLLLAREPLAGAVFAGQEVLVLALLLGLVGYSAEHLTRGAFAGAGAFGRYGTQLAVDGVLRIGSAAVLALAGVATAGWYGLFLGLAPVLAVLLTAGRLGPATRPGPHHSWGELTSAVGWLVLGAVAGQFVINAAPVAASLLAGADEQGRAGVFISVLVLARVPLFLFAAIQASFLPGMAALAAAGDTAGFRRRLELIVGAVTALGAAGLVVVLAVGPELVRLVYGPAYVTTRADLWPLAAASGLFMVASVLAQTLVSVRGYRASVLGWLAGTVAFLLGLLLPLRLEQRVGLAFLAGSVVAVLVLAVAMRVRLRAPLVAGDPARQEREDVPWT, encoded by the coding sequence GTGGCCGTGGGCCTCGGCGTCCTCGGCCTGGCCTCCTTCGCCTTCCTCTCCGTCAGCGGGCGCGCCCTGGGCCCCGCCGAGCTGGCGCCCCTGGCCACGCTGTGGGTGCTCGTCAACGCCCTGGGCCCGGCGCTCTTCCAGCCCCTGGAGCAGGAGGTGGGCCGCGCCGTCGCCCACCGCGCCACCCGCGGCGAGGGCGCCCGGCCGGTCTTCCTGCGCGCCTGCGCGGTCGCGGCCGGCGTGGTCGTCCTGGTCGCCGCCGTCCTGCTGCTCGCCCGGGAACCGCTGGCCGGCGCGGTGTTCGCCGGGCAGGAGGTGCTCGTGCTGGCGCTGCTGCTGGGCCTGGTCGGCTACAGCGCCGAGCACCTGACCCGCGGGGCGTTCGCCGGCGCCGGCGCGTTCGGCCGCTACGGCACCCAGCTCGCCGTCGACGGGGTGCTGCGCATCGGCAGCGCCGCCGTCCTCGCGCTCGCCGGCGTGGCGACCGCCGGCTGGTACGGCCTGTTCCTCGGGCTCGCCCCGGTCCTCGCCGTCCTGCTCACCGCCGGCCGACTCGGCCCGGCCACCCGGCCGGGGCCGCACCACTCCTGGGGCGAGCTCACCTCCGCCGTGGGCTGGCTCGTCCTGGGCGCGGTGGCCGGCCAGTTCGTCATCAACGCCGCACCCGTCGCCGCCTCGCTGCTCGCCGGCGCCGACGAGCAGGGCCGCGCCGGGGTCTTCATCAGCGTCCTGGTGCTCGCCCGCGTGCCGCTGTTCCTCTTCGCCGCGATCCAGGCCTCCTTCCTGCCCGGCATGGCCGCCCTGGCCGCGGCCGGTGACACCGCGGGCTTCCGCCGCCGCCTGGAGCTGATCGTCGGCGCGGTCACCGCGCTCGGCGCCGCCGGGCTGGTCGTCGTCCTCGCCGTCGGACCGGAGCTGGTGCGACTGGTCTACGGGCCCGCCTACGTCACCACCCGCGCCGACCTGTGGCCGCTCGCCGCCGCCAGCGGCCTGTTCATGGTCGCCTCGGTGCTGGCGCAGACCCTGGTGTCGGTCCGCGGCTACCGGGCGTCGGTGCTCGGCTGGCTGGCCGGCACCGTGGCCTTCCTGCTCGGCCTGCTCCTGCCGCTGCGCCTGGAGCAGCGGGTCGGGCTGGCCTTCCTCGCCGGGAGCGTGGTCGCCGTCCTCGTCCTGGCCGTCGCCATGCGCGTGCGGCTGCGCGCCCCGCTGGTCGCGGGCGACCCGGCGCGCCAGGAGAGGGAGGACGTCCCCTGGACGTGA
- a CDS encoding glycosyltransferase family 2 protein, which produces MTAVVLAYGEQPYLFDVVDRLLASTGVGVRVVVVDNGCTSPSLQPLRDRPGVTLLEPGTNTGFTGGCNLGAAATDSPYLAFINSDALVEPDALAELVTVAARPEVGIASASLRLAADPALLNTNGNPVHVLGLSWAGHLGEPAARFPDELPIASGTGAAIVLRREVWDALGGFTEEFFAYCEDADLSLRCWQQGWEVRYVPTAVVAHHYEFSRNPAKFYLLERNRLAMVLSLYQGRTLLLLAPALLAFEVAIVGVAALNGWLPLKLRGYRWLVAHRRWLAAHRCAVQRVRRRSDRELAGLLTARFDPSVLPLPAGGGALNAVMSGYWGVVRRLL; this is translated from the coding sequence GTGACCGCGGTGGTGCTCGCCTACGGCGAGCAGCCCTACCTCTTCGACGTCGTCGACCGGCTGCTGGCCTCGACCGGCGTCGGCGTGCGCGTCGTCGTCGTCGACAACGGCTGCACCAGCCCGTCGCTGCAGCCGCTGCGCGACCGGCCCGGCGTCACGCTGCTGGAGCCCGGCACCAACACCGGGTTCACCGGCGGCTGCAACCTGGGTGCCGCCGCCACGGACTCGCCGTACCTGGCGTTCATCAACTCCGACGCGCTGGTCGAGCCCGACGCCCTCGCCGAGCTAGTGACCGTCGCGGCCCGCCCGGAGGTCGGCATCGCCTCGGCCAGCCTGCGGCTGGCCGCGGACCCCGCCCTGCTCAACACCAACGGCAACCCGGTGCACGTGCTGGGGCTGTCCTGGGCCGGTCACCTCGGCGAGCCGGCCGCCCGCTTCCCCGACGAGCTGCCGATCGCCAGCGGCACCGGCGCGGCGATCGTCCTGCGGCGGGAGGTGTGGGACGCCCTCGGCGGGTTCACCGAGGAGTTCTTCGCCTACTGCGAGGACGCCGACCTGTCGCTGCGCTGCTGGCAGCAGGGCTGGGAGGTCCGCTACGTGCCGACGGCGGTGGTGGCCCACCACTACGAGTTCAGCCGCAACCCGGCGAAGTTCTACCTGCTGGAGCGCAACCGGCTGGCCATGGTGCTGAGCCTCTACCAGGGCCGCACGCTGCTGCTGCTCGCCCCCGCGCTGCTCGCCTTCGAGGTGGCCATCGTCGGGGTGGCCGCGCTGAACGGCTGGCTGCCGCTGAAGCTGCGCGGCTACCGCTGGCTGGTGGCCCACCGGCGGTGGCTGGCTGCCCACCGCTGCGCCGTCCAGCGGGTGCGCCGCCGCTCCGACCGCGAGCTGGCCGGCCTGCTGACCGCCCGCTTCGACCCGTCGGTGCTGCCGCTGCCGGCCGGCGGCGGGGCGCTCAACGCGGTGATGAGCGGCTACTGGGGCGTCGTCCGCCGATTGCTCTGA
- a CDS encoding type II toxin-antitoxin system Phd/YefM family antitoxin, whose translation MTTLSLADVKAHLSGLVARVSGQHERVYVTVHGRPSAVLLAPEDLESLEETIEILADQDVMRRLHASEAELSAGDVETEEQLAAAMRRRGSSA comes from the coding sequence ATGACGACGCTGTCGCTGGCCGATGTGAAGGCACACCTGTCCGGACTCGTGGCACGGGTCAGTGGCCAGCACGAGCGGGTCTACGTCACCGTGCACGGCCGTCCCTCCGCCGTACTCCTGGCGCCGGAGGACCTCGAGTCGCTGGAGGAGACGATCGAGATCCTGGCCGACCAGGACGTCATGCGCAGGCTGCACGCCTCGGAGGCCGAGCTGAGCGCGGGTGATGTCGAGACTGAGGAGCAGCTGGCGGCGGCGATGCGGCGGCGCGGCTCCTCGGCGTGA
- a CDS encoding type II toxin-antitoxin system RelE/ParE family toxin, whose amino-acid sequence MTDPGRYVLAVTPTARRQLTERLPEAVAAAAYEFIVGPLLDEPHRVGKRLRPPLDDRHRARRGTYRVIYRIDEDTRTVAVVDVAHRRDAHR is encoded by the coding sequence GTGACAGATCCAGGCCGCTACGTCCTGGCCGTCACACCCACGGCCCGACGGCAGCTCACCGAGCGCCTACCCGAGGCCGTCGCGGCCGCCGCGTACGAGTTCATCGTGGGGCCGCTGCTCGACGAGCCGCACCGAGTGGGCAAGCGACTGCGCCCGCCGCTCGACGACAGGCACAGAGCCCGTCGCGGCACCTACCGGGTGATCTACCGCATCGACGAGGACACCCGCACGGTGGCCGTCGTCGACGTCGCCCACCGCCGCGACGCCCATCGCTGA
- a CDS encoding type II toxin-antitoxin system VapB family antitoxin, which yields MAPSIESDEADRPARDLADATHESLAEAVPTASHERLDRVREEHRRLISEAVTGLSAEYTALPVVDERDPDAVLGHDWRGLPT from the coding sequence GTGGCACCGAGCATCGAGAGCGACGAGGCGGACCGACCGGCCAGGGACCTGGCCGACGCGACACACGAGTCGCTGGCCGAGGCCGTCCCCACCGCGTCGCACGAGCGACTCGACCGCGTCCGTGAGGAGCACCGTCGGCTCATCAGCGAGGCCGTCACCGGGCTGTCGGCGGAGTACACCGCACTGCCTGTGGTCGATGAGCGGGATCCCGACGCGGTCCTGGGCCACGACTGGCGCGGCCTGCCCACCTGA
- a CDS encoding DUF2304 domain-containing protein, protein MIIQLLLVPALVIAVVSSLRSRTSLRGQARRKIIAFLTVVAGVLAVLFPDTLQSLADWTGVTRGTDLLLYVLALVIIYLVGSTSARFREQEARLVLLARQVALADAALRHVEAQQARTQQAADDAALSAAHQRVQRPAVTR, encoded by the coding sequence GTGATCATCCAGCTCCTGCTCGTCCCGGCGCTGGTCATCGCCGTCGTCAGCTCCCTGCGCTCCCGGACGTCGCTGCGCGGCCAGGCCCGCCGGAAGATCATCGCCTTCCTCACCGTGGTGGCCGGCGTGCTCGCCGTGCTCTTCCCCGACACGCTGCAGTCGCTGGCCGACTGGACCGGCGTCACCCGCGGCACCGACCTGCTGCTCTACGTCCTCGCCCTGGTGATCATCTACCTGGTGGGCAGCACGAGCGCCCGGTTCCGCGAGCAGGAGGCCCGGCTAGTGCTGCTGGCCCGCCAGGTCGCGCTCGCCGACGCCGCGCTGCGGCACGTCGAGGCCCAGCAGGCCCGCACGCAGCAGGCCGCGGACGACGCCGCGCTGTCAGCTGCTCACCAGCGCGTCCAGCGCCCCGCCGTCACGCGGTAG
- a CDS encoding glycosyltransferase family 2 protein yields the protein MGTATMGAPNPPDPCWDDTVVVVRVYNEAPVVGGVIAELVAAGLSVIAVDDASTDTSADEIDKAGAFRVSHPINLGAGGALQTGFEAALMLTDARYIACFDADGQHQLPDLLGMIGKIREGYDVVMGSRFLEGDGPTQMSWLRRVILKTASTLLNRGEGTRLTDAHNGLRIVARHVAADIRLSYAGMAYASQLERHLTRPEHRITEYPVHILYTEYSKAKGQPLLNSVNILAEVAAHRVTHWGRS from the coding sequence ATGGGCACCGCCACCATGGGCGCACCGAACCCGCCGGACCCCTGCTGGGACGACACGGTCGTCGTCGTCCGCGTCTACAACGAGGCGCCCGTCGTGGGCGGGGTCATCGCCGAGCTGGTCGCCGCGGGGCTGTCTGTCATCGCCGTGGACGACGCGAGCACCGACACGTCGGCGGACGAGATCGACAAGGCCGGGGCCTTCCGCGTCAGCCACCCGATCAACCTCGGCGCCGGCGGTGCGCTGCAGACCGGCTTCGAGGCCGCGCTGATGCTCACCGACGCCCGCTACATCGCCTGTTTCGACGCCGACGGCCAGCACCAGCTGCCCGACCTGCTCGGCATGATCGGCAAGATCCGCGAGGGCTACGACGTGGTCATGGGCTCGCGGTTCCTGGAGGGCGACGGCCCCACCCAGATGAGCTGGCTGCGCCGGGTCATCCTGAAGACGGCGAGCACGCTGCTCAACCGCGGGGAGGGCACCCGGCTGACCGACGCGCACAACGGACTGCGGATCGTCGCCCGGCACGTGGCCGCCGACATCCGGCTGTCCTACGCCGGCATGGCCTACGCCTCGCAGCTGGAGCGGCACCTCACCCGGCCCGAGCACCGGATCACCGAGTACCCGGTGCACATCCTCTACACCGAGTACTCCAAGGCCAAGGGTCAGCCGCTGCTCAACAGCGTCAACATCCTCGCCGAGGTCGCCGCGCACCGCGTCACGCACTGGGGCCGCTCGTGA
- a CDS encoding DUF222 domain-containing protein, with product MGEESEGGELSLAELAARITGGAVRLAAATAAWLALVAEFDRREGWGAVGVRSCAHWLAWQCGLSTSTAREHVRVARALTVLPATAAVFAAGRLSYAKVRALTRVAEPATEATLLGLAHELTAAQLEQVVREWRRSDAVDAAHAADPAATVAARERFDSWWDEDGMLHVRMCLDAEHGAAFLAGVDSLAERDARRERAAATRAAASGTAPATGTGEDEDEEVNRARNRSTARRCAAVARLASAAADADRRAGDPPRREVVVHVDAAVLAEDAAAGRAHLQGGPALHPAQVRRMLCEATVVTMLERGREPLAVGRARRFATRAQRRALHRRDGGCARPGCTESRIKRLHAHHLRHWLHGGPTDLTNLVLLCDVDHGQAHDLDLVMTRRDGRLVVTTPDGRRVWGAADAAFAGGLASLTTTDAPAYVGVHPLDTATGRRPDTAPEATAPPTSAASITRLLFPDRVPDLPEAMHVNGERMDLGYVVGVLLHHRDLERRLATENRATTGGLTAVA from the coding sequence GTGGGTGAGGAGTCCGAGGGCGGGGAGCTGTCGCTGGCGGAGCTGGCGGCGCGGATCACCGGTGGGGCGGTGCGGCTGGCCGCAGCCACCGCGGCGTGGCTGGCGCTGGTCGCGGAGTTCGACCGCCGTGAGGGCTGGGGTGCAGTCGGCGTCCGCTCGTGCGCGCACTGGCTGGCCTGGCAGTGCGGGCTGTCGACGAGCACGGCCCGGGAGCACGTGCGGGTGGCCCGCGCGCTGACCGTGCTGCCGGCCACCGCGGCGGTCTTCGCCGCCGGGCGGCTGTCATACGCCAAGGTGCGCGCGCTGACCCGGGTCGCCGAGCCGGCCACCGAGGCCACGCTGCTGGGCCTGGCCCACGAGCTGACCGCCGCCCAGCTGGAGCAGGTGGTGCGGGAGTGGCGCCGCTCGGACGCCGTCGACGCCGCCCACGCTGCTGACCCGGCCGCCACGGTGGCCGCCCGTGAGCGGTTCGACTCCTGGTGGGACGAGGACGGGATGCTGCACGTGCGCATGTGCCTGGACGCCGAGCACGGCGCAGCCTTCCTGGCCGGGGTGGACTCCCTGGCCGAACGCGACGCCCGCCGGGAACGTGCCGCGGCCACGCGTGCAGCGGCCTCGGGGACGGCTCCGGCGACCGGTACCGGCGAGGACGAGGACGAGGAGGTGAACCGCGCGCGGAACCGTTCGACCGCGCGACGCTGCGCGGCGGTCGCCCGGCTGGCCTCGGCTGCGGCCGACGCCGACCGGCGGGCCGGGGACCCGCCGCGCCGGGAGGTGGTCGTGCACGTCGATGCCGCGGTGCTGGCCGAGGACGCCGCCGCCGGCCGCGCCCACCTGCAGGGCGGGCCGGCGCTGCACCCAGCCCAGGTCCGCCGGATGCTGTGCGAGGCCACCGTGGTGACCATGCTCGAGCGCGGCCGCGAACCGCTGGCCGTCGGCCGCGCTCGCCGGTTCGCCACCCGCGCCCAGCGCCGTGCACTGCACCGACGCGACGGCGGCTGCGCCCGCCCCGGCTGCACGGAGAGCCGGATCAAGCGGCTGCACGCCCACCACCTGCGGCACTGGCTGCACGGCGGGCCCACCGACCTGACCAACCTGGTGCTGCTCTGCGACGTCGACCACGGCCAGGCCCACGACCTGGACCTCGTCATGACCCGCCGCGACGGCCGGTTGGTCGTCACCACCCCGGACGGGCGCCGGGTGTGGGGGGCCGCCGACGCCGCCTTCGCCGGCGGGCTGGCCAGCCTCACCACGACGGACGCCCCCGCGTACGTCGGGGTCCACCCGCTCGACACCGCGACAGGACGCCGCCCGGACACGGCACCGGAAGCCACCGCTCCCCCGACGTCCGCTGCCTCGATCACCCGGCTGCTCTTCCCTGACCGGGTACCGGACCTGCCCGAAGCGATGCACGTGAACGGCGAACGGATGGACCTCGGCTACGTCGTCGGCGTCCTGCTGCACCACCGCGACCTCGAACGCCGCCTCGCCACCGAGAACCGCGCGACCACCGGGGGACTGACGGCCGTGGCCTGA
- a CDS encoding sugar phosphate nucleotidyltransferase, whose amino-acid sequence MRHAVVMAGGSGTRLWPLSRAARPKQLLDVVADEGGGAHSLLAEAFDRLRAVLPVERIWVCTAARYGEQVRAALPELAADRLVLEPTARDTANAVGLAAALVADVDPDAELAVVSADHVIRPVERFAAALHTAYDVLATRPRALVTLGITPTAPATGFGYVQRGAPTGVPGASEAVSFREKPDRATAEAYLASGEYLWNSGMFVWRARTVLDALAEHLPESAAGLARVVAVPAGPERDAVLAEVFPTLPRISVDYAVLEPAATEPGRVLVVDLDVEWLDVGSWPALAGTLDADAAGNAVRGLTVLLDSDRNVVLSDDPGHLVALVGVRDSVVVHTADVTMVCPLADAERVKQLLAEVERRHGPRYG is encoded by the coding sequence ATGCGGCACGCGGTGGTGATGGCCGGCGGGTCGGGCACCCGGCTGTGGCCGCTGTCGCGGGCGGCGCGGCCCAAGCAGCTGCTCGACGTGGTCGCCGACGAGGGCGGCGGGGCGCACAGCCTGCTCGCGGAGGCCTTCGACCGGCTGCGGGCGGTGCTGCCGGTGGAGCGGATCTGGGTGTGCACCGCGGCGCGCTACGGCGAGCAGGTGCGGGCGGCGCTGCCGGAGCTGGCCGCCGACCGGCTGGTGCTGGAGCCCACCGCGCGCGACACCGCCAACGCCGTCGGGCTGGCGGCGGCGCTGGTGGCCGACGTCGACCCCGACGCCGAGCTGGCGGTGGTGAGCGCCGACCACGTCATCCGGCCGGTGGAGCGGTTCGCCGCCGCGCTGCACACCGCCTACGACGTCCTGGCCACCCGGCCGCGCGCCCTGGTGACCCTGGGGATCACCCCGACCGCGCCGGCGACCGGCTTCGGCTACGTGCAGCGGGGTGCGCCGACCGGGGTGCCCGGCGCCTCGGAGGCGGTGTCCTTCCGGGAGAAGCCGGACCGGGCGACCGCGGAGGCCTACCTGGCCTCGGGGGAGTACCTGTGGAACTCCGGCATGTTCGTGTGGCGGGCGCGGACGGTGCTCGACGCCCTCGCCGAGCACCTGCCCGAGTCCGCGGCCGGGCTCGCGCGGGTGGTGGCCGTGCCGGCGGGGCCGGAGCGGGACGCCGTCCTGGCCGAGGTGTTCCCCACCCTGCCGAGGATCAGCGTGGACTACGCCGTCCTGGAGCCGGCCGCGACCGAGCCCGGCCGGGTGCTGGTCGTCGACCTCGACGTCGAGTGGCTGGACGTCGGCTCGTGGCCGGCCCTGGCAGGCACGCTGGACGCCGACGCCGCGGGCAACGCCGTCCGCGGGCTGACCGTGCTGCTCGACAGCGACCGCAACGTCGTGCTCAGCGACGACCCCGGGCACCTGGTGGCCCTCGTGGGGGTGCGGGACAGCGTCGTGGTGCACACCGCGGACGTGACGATGGTCTGCCCCCTGGCCGACGCCGAGCGGGTCAAGCAGCTGCTCGCCGAGGTCGAGCGACGGCACGGCCCCCGGTACGGCTGA
- a CDS encoding glycosyltransferase family 2 protein — translation MPPPSGTTPLRVVAVTYSPGEALEGFLDSLAQATTRPVEVVLADNGSTDGVPERAARRPGVRLLRTGGNVGYGAAVNAGLAGLTEGYAVVANPDVRFEPGAVDELLASAARWPRAATVGPAIRTPDGELYPSARDLPRLSTGAGHALLGWAWPANPWTARYRREREAPRERPAGWLSGSCLLVDVAAFWSVGGFDAGYFMYFEDVDLAERLGRRGWLHVYAPSAVVEHEGGHATRREPNRMARVHHTSALRYLSGQYPMRRHAPLRLAFRGGLGARMLLSYVSGRVAAGARFQRTADDVGAGARR, via the coding sequence GTGCCACCACCCTCCGGGACGACGCCGCTGCGCGTGGTCGCCGTGACCTACTCGCCCGGCGAGGCCCTGGAGGGCTTCCTCGACTCGCTGGCACAGGCCACGACCCGGCCGGTGGAGGTCGTGCTGGCCGACAACGGCTCGACCGACGGCGTGCCGGAACGGGCGGCCCGGCGTCCCGGCGTCCGGCTGCTGCGCACCGGCGGCAACGTGGGGTACGGGGCCGCGGTCAACGCCGGGCTGGCCGGCCTGACCGAGGGGTACGCGGTCGTGGCCAACCCCGACGTGCGCTTCGAGCCGGGGGCGGTCGACGAGCTGCTGGCCTCGGCCGCCCGCTGGCCGCGCGCGGCGACCGTCGGGCCGGCGATCCGCACCCCCGACGGCGAGCTCTACCCGTCCGCGCGCGACCTGCCGCGGCTGTCGACCGGCGCGGGGCACGCCCTGCTGGGCTGGGCGTGGCCGGCCAACCCGTGGACGGCGCGCTACCGGCGCGAGCGGGAGGCCCCGCGGGAGCGGCCGGCCGGCTGGCTGTCCGGGTCGTGCCTGCTGGTCGACGTCGCGGCGTTCTGGTCGGTCGGCGGGTTCGACGCGGGCTACTTCATGTACTTCGAGGACGTCGACCTCGCCGAGCGGCTGGGCCGGCGCGGCTGGCTGCACGTGTACGCGCCGTCGGCGGTGGTGGAGCACGAGGGCGGGCACGCCACCCGGCGCGAGCCGAACCGGATGGCCCGGGTGCACCACACCAGCGCGCTGCGCTATCTGTCCGGGCAGTACCCGATGCGGCGGCACGCGCCGCTGCGGCTGGCGTTCCGCGGCGGGCTGGGAGCCCGGATGCTGCTGTCCTACGTCAGCGGCCGGGTGGCCGCCGGTGCCCGCTTCCAACGCACCGCGGACGACGTGGGCGCCGGGGCGCGGCGCTGA
- the glf gene encoding UDP-galactopyranose mutase, with product MTSAAPDLVVVGSGFFGLTVAERVASQLDKKVLVLDRRDHIGGNAYSAPEPETGIEVHVYGAHLFHTSNERVWQYVNQFTEFTKYQHKVYSTYQGQTYSLPMNLATLCQFFGRSFSPGEARALVAEQAGEIDTAEAANLEEKAISLIGRPLYEAFIRGYTKKQWQTEPTELPAAVIARLPVRYTFDNRYFNDTYEGLPKDGYTAWLTRMADHPNIEVRLETNYFDVRDELPADVPTVFTGPIDKYFDYQAGELGWRTLDFETEVLPVADFQGTSVMNYADEDVPYTRIHEFRHFHPERDYPSDKTVVVREYSRFAEPGDEPYYPINTPEDRARLERYRELAAKEAAEKRVLFGGRLGTYKYLDMHMAIGSALTMFDNRIRPFFDEGGSLDGRLDD from the coding sequence GTGACCTCAGCCGCACCTGACCTCGTCGTCGTGGGCTCCGGCTTCTTCGGCCTGACCGTCGCCGAACGCGTGGCGAGCCAGCTGGACAAGAAGGTGCTGGTCCTCGACCGGCGCGACCACATCGGTGGCAACGCCTACTCCGCGCCCGAGCCCGAGACCGGGATCGAGGTGCACGTCTACGGCGCGCACCTGTTCCACACCTCGAACGAGCGGGTCTGGCAGTACGTCAACCAGTTCACCGAGTTCACCAAGTACCAGCACAAGGTCTACTCGACCTACCAGGGGCAGACGTACTCGCTGCCGATGAACCTGGCCACGCTGTGCCAGTTCTTCGGCCGCAGCTTCTCCCCCGGCGAGGCGCGCGCCCTGGTCGCCGAGCAGGCCGGCGAGATCGACACCGCCGAGGCCGCCAACCTCGAGGAGAAGGCGATCTCGCTGATCGGCCGTCCCCTCTACGAGGCGTTCATCCGCGGGTACACCAAGAAGCAGTGGCAGACCGAGCCCACCGAGCTGCCCGCCGCGGTCATCGCCCGCCTCCCGGTGCGCTACACGTTCGACAACCGGTACTTCAACGACACCTACGAGGGCCTGCCCAAGGACGGCTACACCGCCTGGCTGACCCGGATGGCCGACCACCCGAACATCGAGGTGCGGCTGGAGACCAACTACTTCGACGTCCGCGACGAGCTGCCGGCCGACGTCCCGACGGTGTTCACCGGGCCGATCGACAAGTACTTCGACTACCAGGCCGGCGAGCTGGGCTGGCGCACGCTGGACTTCGAGACCGAGGTCCTCCCGGTCGCGGACTTCCAGGGCACCTCGGTCATGAACTACGCCGACGAGGACGTGCCCTACACCCGCATCCACGAGTTCCGGCACTTCCACCCGGAGCGGGACTACCCCAGCGACAAGACCGTCGTCGTCCGCGAGTACTCGCGCTTCGCCGAGCCCGGCGACGAGCCGTACTACCCGATCAACACCCCCGAGGACCGCGCCCGGCTCGAGCGCTACCGGGAGCTGGCGGCCAAGGAGGCCGCGGAGAAGCGGGTGCTCTTCGGCGGCCGGCTGGGCACCTACAAGTACCTGGACATGCACATGGCCATCGGCTCGGCACTCACCATGTTCGACAACCGCATCCGGCCCTTCTTCGACGAGGGCGGCTCGCTCGACGGCCGCCTCGACGACTGA